Below is a window of Veillonella rodentium DNA.
AAACCGGTCGCGTATTCCAGGGCGATCAGTCCGGCGATGACGGCAAGGTCGTTCGCGGATTGGGCGACACCGTGAATCTTACAGGCGGTGCCGACGTGAACCGTTTGACGGATAACAATATCGGCGTTGTGAAGAATTCCGCCGGGGACGGTTATAACATCAAGCTGGCCAAAGATATCAATATGGGTGACGGTTCCACCTCTTACACAAAAGCGGTGGCGGGTACGAATACAACTGTTCCGTACACTGTGCAGACGAAGGTGGACGGACAGGGCGTGACAATTACACCGTCCGTTAACGGACGCCCTGTCTCCAATCATACCGTAAGTCTCACGGAGAACGGTTTGAATAACGGAAACAACACGATTACCAATGTGGCGCCGGGCGTGAACGGCACCGATGCGGTCAATGTGAATCAGTTGAGCAGCGTTATGCGTAACATGGACGGCAAGGTCGCCGATGTGGGTGCCGCCAGTGCAGCCATTTCGGGGCTTAAACCGTTGCAATACGATCCGTTGGAACCGACTCAGGTATTGGCTGCCGTGGGTCACTATAAAGGCAGCACTGCCGCCGCTGTAGGTTTGGCACATTATACTAATGAATCCACCATGTTCCATATGGGTGTATCCATCGGCGGTCATGATAATATGGTCAATGCCGGTGTATCCTATAAATTCGGTACATCCGATGCGAAGAAAGCGGTTCCTGAACGTTACAAGGGCGGTCCTATCAGCTCCATGTACGTTATGCAGGATGAAATGACGGCTTTGAAAGCTGAAAATGAACGTATGAAAAAACATGACGAAGAGTTAACCGCCAAGTATGATCAGGTACAACGGGATAATGAAGAAATGAAAGCGCAAATTGCATTATTAATGCAGAAGGCAGGAATAAAAAAATAAATTTTAAAATTAATTAATTTGATTAAATGAAAGATTTAGTATACTCTTATCATGTAAGGAATATGAAAGCCGCCCGTGCGGGCGGCTGATTATAAGGAGGCTGTATGAAATTAAAAAAAATTATGCCTGTATTGGCGCTTGCCTGCGTATGTGTCGCAGGACAGGCCGATGCGGCGCGCGATGTATTGATGATGCCGGAACAGCCGGCTGAACCGTTAAACGTCATCGAAGCGGAAGTATCCGTGCCGGCGCCTGACGAGGAGGTGCGCGATGTGGTGAACGCTTTCACACAATTTCAGTCGGATCAGACCGGTAAGCGTATTATGGATGATACGCGTATTATGAGCGGGCAGGAACGGTACCGTAATAACGTGCTGTATTATATGAACGTCCGTCGCAGCTGGTACATCGTGAGTCATCGTTACAAGAACGACAGCTATGCGCGCATGGCGCTCGACCGTCTGTATAATGATTACAGACAGTTTTTCACGGAACACGGGACGGTATCCGTTGACGGTAAATCGGATTATGCGCAGCAGATCATCGACATTCTGGAGCGCAATACGGCCAATGTACACAATGATGAATTGCGGGCCTATATGAATGAAATGGTTATCTTCAGTTTGAACGAAGCCATGAAGGACGGCAATAATCGCGTGAAACCTGTGGACGAAAAAGGCGCTCCTTTAATGGAGGACGCACATGTGGTTGACCTTCGCACTGCAATCAACGCACCGACAGTTCAATAGATAGTTCGATTGCGACATAGACAATTGAATATTACGTAACGGATAAGAAGTGTTGTTGTGTTGTAATCTTATTATGTTAAGACCGAAAATCGGGTTATTATGTAAAAAAAATTGGGGTGTTGTTTGTATTGACAATACCCCTGATTTTTTATGCATATAGTTTTGCAATCAATGTGATTCGCTGACCTTGAATCACCTTATATGTAATTTTTTTTACGATGGCCGTGAAGTTGTGACGCAGAAATTTTAACTGATCGTTAGGTTGAACGTCCGTGTCGTATGTGAACACGCCTTCATCACCGTTATAAAGGCCTTTGATTGTGAAAGTTTGATTATCTCGCGTAACTACGATATCTTCTTCCGTCATCGCATCCGGTGTTTCTGGATTAGATTGTAAGATATTGAGTTCTGACATAGAATCTTCCTCCTTTCTGTTTTCAGTATAACAGGGAAAGTTAAAAAACACATGGAGATTCTGTATAAATAGTTTTTATACACATATGTCTTATTCCTATTAAGTGTATAAAGCTGTCGGTGCGCCTTCTGTATACCTTGGATATAAAAAAGAAAAGAAACACCTGTGATCTGACTTTCACAAGTATTTCTTTTCTTATATAATAGGATGTTACCTGCATAGACATGTGTAATGTGCTATAGTTAATTGGCTTAAGTAGGTATGTAGTAATTGTGTATGTACATTGAGTCGATGGCGGAATGCCGTGTACGATATCCGTTTATGGCGAGATATCATTCTATTATAGAATTCATCATAAAACAGGATGAGGAAGAGAAAATAAATTTTGTATTTGTTGTGAAATGGTATTACCTATTGCGAAGTTTTTACTATATCGAGGTCATTAATAGTTTAGGTTTGCCGTTTTATGAAAATAAAATGAAAAAAACCTTTGCAGTTCTCGTAATTTGTGGTATTTTAGATATATGCTTTTAGATAAATCGATATAATTTCAGTGATTATCGATTAGTACTGTGATTTTTCTGTAAGTGGATATAGTTAGTTTATAGGAGTAAGATTAATGAACCGAGTATTTTAAGTAATTTGGAATCGCACAAAGGGCTGTTATGTCGTTGTGGCGGAAACAGCGAAGAACATGACGAAACGCTCTTCTTTGTCGGTTGTATTTTCTAAAATGGTAGGCGCTACTGCGGTTGCCGTTATGTTGACGGGCGTTATGATGCCTACGGATGCCTTGGGGGCAGCTCTTTCTGCATTAAAACCAATTCAGTATGATCCGTTAGAACCTACACAAATTATGGCTGGTGTTGGTGCATACCGCAGCTCTACTGCCGTTGCATTAGGCTTAGCACATTATAAGAATGAATCTATGCTATTACACGCCGGTGTTTCTTATGCAGGTGGTGGTGATAATCATTTAATGGCTAACGCAGGTGTGACTTGGAAATTTGGCAATCGTAGTGCAGAAGCCTCTGTACCAGATATGTATAGACGAGGTCCTATGGAGAGCGAACGGCTTTTAGGGAGTATCAAAATTTCATTTTAAGGGGAACATAATTGTATATTTTAACTGTGATAGTGTTTTTAATATGTTAGGGTGAGGTGAAAGATGAAGATGGATAAGAAAAAATTAGTCTATTTATGTGTAGGTGCATGTGTAACGACAACGTTTTTTCCAGCTATTCAAGTTGATGCGGCGGGGTTGTCAGCAACAAGTCTTAATGTAGGAGATCAGAATACTGCTACTGGAAATTATGTGGCAACGATTGGTTATAAAAATAAGGCAACTGGAGAGAATAGTATTGTTATAGGGGATAATAGTCAGGCAACAGGGGCTTCTTCTGTTGCTATGGGCTCTGAAGCGAAGGCGTTAGCCAAAAACTCTTTTGCTCTTGGGACGAAAACGACGGCTAATGGCGTTAGCTCCGTTGCTTTTGGTAATGGCACATCTACAGCAGCAGGTGCAACAGGTGCAACAGCATTTGGTTATGAAACAAAAGCAAATGCTGTATCGGCAACCGCTTTTGGTTATCAAACTGAAGCCAGTGGTAGTAACAGTACTACGTTTGGTAATAATACAAAGGCATCTGGAGAACAGTCTACCGCGTTTGGCTCTGAAACAATAGCAGAGGGAAAGAATGCGACAGCTTTTGGTTATAAAACCAATGCTAAGGGTGAAGATGCGACAGCATTTGGTATTGGTACTATAGCTAGCGGTACGCAGGCCACAGCCTTTGGTTTAGAGAATATCGCATCTGCTAAATCAGCGACAGCTTTTGGTTCTAATAATACAGCTTCTGGTGAAAATAGTACTGTTTTTGGTGCTAAAAATATAGCGTCAGGTTCGCTATCTACGGTGTTTGGTTTCGAGTCGAAAGCAACAAATACACAGGCAACGGCTTTTGGTAATTCTACAGAAGCAAATGGCGTGGTAGCAACAGCTTTTGGTAATGAGTCGGTTGCTAATGGTACATATGCCACAGCTTTTGGGAACTGGACGGTAGCTAATGGCACGGCCTCTACAGCTTTTGGTGCAGGCTCTCATGCTTACGGTAAAAAATCCACTGCTTTTGGTAGTGAATCTCGGGCACATGGTGAAAATTCTTTGGCAGCACTAGGGGGTTACACAGGTGCTAATGCACTTAATGGCGTAGCTCTTGGCTGGGGTTCTAAAGTAGAAAAAGCAGATACTTATGCATTAGGTACATTATCTACTGCACATGGTGAAAAAGGTGCTACTGCTATAGGTACTAGCTCATTAGCTGCAGGTGATTATACGACTGCTATCGGGTACCAGGCAGGTTCACAATCCACTGCCACCATGGCACCTAATGATGGTACGGTTCGCATTGATACAAGTAGTTTACAAAAAAGTAATGACAGTATTTTTATTGGTAAAAATGCTGGTCGTGATGTATTGGGTGCGGATAATGTAGTTATTGGTAATTATAATGTAGCTGATAATGCACCCGGCACTAATAAAGGTACTTTCGCCGGCATAACAGCGGTAGGTCGTGAAGCTAAAGTTCTTTCTAATAAAGGTGTTGCGGTAGGGTATACATCTTCCGTAGCTGCGAATAGTGAGAGTGCAATTGCTATTGGCGACCAAGCTAGTGCGAAAAATGCACCAAAAGGTATTGCTATTGGTAAAGGTGCGAAAGCAGAAGCGGAAGATGCTATTTCCATTGGTACAGGTAATACTGTATCTGGTGCACATTCCGGGGCTATTGGTGACCCAACAACGATTACGGGAACAGGTACATATACTGTCGGTAATAATAACGGTACGGTAGCGGCCAATGAATCGGGGGCATTTGGTAATAATAATACATTCTCCGGTACCATCAATAATGTACGTGTAATCGGGAATAACAATACAGCTTCTGCCGACAATGCCATGATTCTGGGCAATCAATCCAGTGTATCGGGAGCAGGGGGCGTGGCGATCGGTACAAATGCTGCGGCGGTAAAAGATTATGATATGGCTATCGGTCATCTGGCGTCCGCGACAGGAACCGCGACGGGCGGTCAGTTCAGCGGGGCGGCGTTAGCTATTGGTACCGGTGCGACAGCTACAGGTCAAAATGCGGTAAGTATCGGTAACGGAGCAAAAGCGGCCAATACATCCACTATCGCTCTCGGCGGCACAGCCGACGGATATGCCGGGACGGCGTTAGGTTATTTGGCGAATGCGGGAGATACGAGTGCGGCGGCTATGGGTTATAATGCGCAGGCTGCAGGTGCCTATGCAACTGCAGTCGGCTCCGCTTCTAAGGCGACCGGAAGTACTGCTACTGCTATCGGAGCCGATTCGAAAGCGAATAATGCGGAGGATGTGGCGCTTGGGGCATCATCTGAAACTGCGGACGCGGTAGGAACGCCTTCCTCAGTTATAAATGGGGTTACTCATAATTTTGCAGGTCAGAATCCGAATTCTACAGTCAGCGTCGGTAAGGTCGGTGTGGAACGCACGATTACTAATGTGGCGGCCGGACGTATCAGTGCTGCATCTACGGATGCCATTAACGGCAGCCAGTTGTTTGCCGTTACTGAAGAACTTAATAAAGGGATTGTCTATTCAGGTGATGTAAAAGCCGCTGCGGCAGGTACTAATGAATTTATGCAGAGATTTGGTGAAAAGACCAATATTGTCGGTGGTGTAACCAATGAAGCGGATTTAACGAATAATAATATCGGGGTTGTTTCCAATGGTGACGATACTTTGACGGTTAAATTGAAAAAAGATATTGATCTCGGTATTGATGGCAGTGTTACAGCCGGCGCAACGACTATCAACAACAACGGGTTGACTGTGGGCGGTAATACCTATGTGACACCGAACGGTATCAATGCCAATAACCAGAAGATTACCAATGTGGCAAACGGCACCGATCCTAACGATGCAGTTAATTTCAGTCAATTACAGAATGCTATCGGCGGTACTGCCAAGGCGTCCACTGTGAAAGCGAAAGACGCGAATGTAACTGTTACGGAAGGTACAAATGCGACAGGCGGAAAGGAATTCACTGTCGGATTAGGAAATAAGATTACCGTAGGTACGGCACACCCTGTAACTGTAGACGGTGATGCAGGTCATGTAACGGGCCTTACCAATACGGACTGGAATGTGGATAATCCTCAGGCCGTATCCGGCCGCGGAGCGACGGAAGATCAGCTGAAAAAGGTAAATGACAAGGTCAACACCAATAAATCCGCTATCGATAAAAATGCCGGGGATATTAATACTAATACGCAAAATATTACAAAGAACGCGGGGGATATTGTCAACATCAATAAGACCCTTGATAAAGGCTTGAACTTTGACGGTGATTCTGGGGCGGTTATCAATAAAAAATTAGGTGAAAAGGTATCCGTTAAGGGCGGCGCTACAGGCGCATTGTCTGATGGAAACATCGGTGTTGTATCTGATGGTACAGGCACATTGAATGTGAAATTGGCTAAAAATTTGACAGGGTTGGAGAGCGTTACAGCTGGTAATACTAAGATTGATAACGGCGGTCTGACCGTGGGTGGCAAGACTTATGTATCTCCGACGGGTATCAATGCGAATGACCGGAAAATTACCAATGTTGCTGACGGTGACGTGGCTGCCAACTCCAAGGATGCCGTAAACGGCGGTCAGTTACATCAGGTTAAAGAAGATCTTGGCAATACAATCACTAATACTAAGAATGAATTAAATACGAATATTAATAATGCCAAGGATGAAGTTATCAATAAGGGCCTTCGTTTCGACGCTGACAACAACAGTGAAAAAACGAATAAGCTCGGCTCCAAGGTAACCGTAAACGGCGATAATAATATCACTACTGAAATTACTCAAACCGGGGATGACACCAAGATCGGCGTTACACTAAATCAGGATCTTAATGTTAAGACGTTGACGGCTACAGATACTGTGAAAGCAGGCGGCGTAACGGTGGGTAAACACGCTGATACTAAAAATTATGTGACGGGCCTTGATAATAAGGACTGGGATGTGAACACATCTAATCCTGTAAGCGGTCGCGCAGCTACAGAAGATCAATTGAAGGAAATCAGCGATGTAATTAAAAGCCAAGGTGCTGCTTCTACGGACTATCGTTTAGTTGCGAATCCGGCAGCTGCAGACGGTGCTTATACTGTCGATTCTAACGGTGATGTTGATTTAACTGTAGAGGACAAAAACCATGCAGGTAAAAAAGAAACCGTTAAGATTAAAGATGTTGCATCTAAATCTAGCCTTGATAAATTAAACGATCGTGCGGTTAAGTATGATGTGGATAACGGCGGTAATGTTGATAAAACGAAAGTAACCTATGAAGGTCCTGCGTATGCCAATAAAACAGGCGGTACTCATGTGACGAATGTGGCGTATGCGACTGGTAATGACGGCAGCGAAGCGGTTAACGTGGATTACTTGAAAGATAAGATCAAGGACAGCGAAGACATATTAACTAATAAAGGTTTGAAATTCGACGCCAATAACGGCGGTGAGAAAACGAATAAACTGGGCTCCAAGGTAACTGTTAAAGGGGATAACTCTAATATCATTACGGAAATCTCTCAAGACGGTAACGGCGACAGCACAATTGATGTGAAACTCGGTAAAGATCTCAAAACCGAAACGATTACCGCCACCGGCGCAAACGGTAAAGATGGCAAAATCGGCATCAACGGTAAAGACGGCGTCACTACCAATATTTCCGTCACTCGTGACGGTCAGCCGGGCGTGGACGGTGCGGCAGGCACAACGACGACACGTATCGTGTATCAGAAACCTGACGGCACGAACGAGGAAGTGGCGACTTTGAATGACGGTCTCAAGTTTAAAGGCGACATGGGCGCTACGTCCAATGTTAAACTCAACAAACAGGTGGATATCACCGGCGGTGTGACGAGTGCGTCCGATTTGGCGACCGGTAACAATATCGGCGTCACATCCGCGGCGGTCGATGCCGACGGCAATGCGAAATTGCAGTTGCAATTAGCTAAGAATTTAACAGGCTTGCAATCCGTAACGGCATCCGATACCGTGAAAGCCGGCACCGTCACCATGGGTAAACAAACTGACGGCGCCAATCCTGCGAATACCGGTAACTATGTAACGGGTCTTGATAATAAGGCTTGGGATATTCAAAACCCTACCATCGCATCCGGTCGCGCCGCGACGGAAGACCAGTTGAAAACAGTCAGCGACGAAGTTAAGAAACAGGGTGCCAACGCTACGGATTATCGTCTGGTGAAAAATGCGGCTGAAGCGGATGGTGCTTATAAGGTTGATGATAACGGTGCCATCGATTTGACCGTGGAGGATAAAAACCATCCGGGTCAAAAAGAAACCGTGAAATTGAAAGACATTGCATCCAAATCCAAATTGGACGATGTTGTGGCTAAGGGATTACAGTTTGATGCCAATAGTGGCGGTGTACAAACCAATAAACTCGGCTCCAGAATTACTGTTCAAGGTGAAGGTAAAGCTGACGATGCTGACTATAGCGGTGAAAATATTAAAACTTTCATCAAACAAGACGCGGCGACAGGCAATACGACTATCGACGTGAAGATGAACAAGAATCTTAAAGCTGAATCCGTGAAGGTCGGCAAAGATGGCAAGGACGGTGTATCCATTACAGGTCCTACGGGTGTAGCCGGTCAGGACGGCAATAACGGTAAAGTGGGCATTACTGGTGCCGACGGTAAGGACGCCGTATCCATGTCCGGTAAGGACGGCGTCGGCCATATCGGCTTGACGGGCCCTGCGGGTACGAACGGCGTGAACGGTACAAACGGTATCGACATATCCGTGAAGAACGGCTACGATGATGCGGCTAAAGGTGTGAAAGGTGCAAACGGCGTGGACGGTGTTGACGGTATTACCCGTATTGTTTACCAGGACAAAAACGGCGAACATCAAGTGGCGACCATGGATGACGGCATGATGTACGGCGGCGATACAGGCAATGTGATTAAGAAAAAACTTAACAACCAGGTGAATGTCAAGGGCGGTATCTCCGATGAAAGCAAATTAGCTGCTGAAGATAATATCGGCGTAGTTTCCGACGGTTCCGATACATTGAAATTGCGCTTGGCAAAAGAATTGAAAGGCTTGACGTCTGCTACTTTCACAAACGGCGGCAATACAACGGCTATTAACGGTGACGGTGTGAAAATTACGAACGGTCCGTCCATTACAAAAAACGGTATTGATGCAGGCGGAAACAAGATTACCAATGTGGCCGACGGTGTTGCTGGTAGCGACGCGGTTAATAAATCCCAGTTGGATAAGGCCGCGGCGGCCGCATCCACGACGGTAACGGCAGGTAAGAACATTACGGTTACACCGAGTAACAACGGAAACGGGTCTAAAAATTACGAAGTGAGTCTTAATGATCAGGTGACATTGGGCACGGATCCGACGAAACAAGTGGCAATTGATGGCACCGCAGGTACCATCAAAGCCGGTGATAAAGTTGAAATCGACGGCAATAAGGGTACTATTAAAGCTGGCAATGTAACAATTGACGGTGAAAACGGCACCATTAAAGCTGGCGACAAGGTAACTATCGATGGTAAAGATGGTAAGATTGCAGCAGGCAAGGTATCTGTTGATGGCAAAGACGGTTATGTGACAGGTTTGGAAAACAAAGATTGGGATCCTGACAATATCACAAGCGGTCGTGCTGCTACAGAAGATCAATTGCAAAAATCTCACAAATCCTTGGATAATAAGATTAATAACCTAGGTGATGAAATCACGAAAAAAGGTATGAATTTCGCCGGTAATACAGGTCAATTCCACCGTGATTTAGGTCAAAAGGTTACTATCAAAGGTGAAGGTACAGAGTCTGACGATAAATACTTCGGCGAAAATATTAAAACAGTAGCCGACCAAGATGGTAATGTTAATATCAAGATGGCGAAAAACCTTAAGACTGACAGCTTAACTACTGATAAAGTAAAAGTTGGCAAAAACGGTCAAGATGGCGTATCCATTACTGGCCCTAACGGTGCTGACGGTACAGACGGCAAAGTAGGTATCACAGGCAAAGACGGTAAAGATGCTGTATCCATGTCCGGCAAAGACGGTGTTGGTCATATCGGTTTAACTGGCAAAGACGGCCGTAATGCGGATATTACCGTTGATAAAGGTGATCCAGACTTAGACGGTAACAACATCACTCGTATTAAGTACCAAGACGAAAACGGTAAGACCCACCAAGTGGCAACTAAAGATGATGGTATGAAATACGGTGGCGATAGCGGCTCCGTAATCAAGAAAAAGCTTAACGAACAAGTTAATGTAGTGGGTGGTATTACTGATGCTAGCAAGTTGACTACAGAAGACAATTTAGGTGTCGTATCCGATGGTACCGGCAACCTTAAGGTTCGTATGGCGAAAGACTTGAAAGGTCTTGAAACAGTAACAACTAAGGATGCTGCAGGGAATACTACAGTTATGAACGGTGGCGGTGTAACAATTACACCTGCCGGCGGTAATGCTGTAAGTCTTACTAAAGATGGCCTCAATAACGGCGGTAATACAATTACCAATGTAGGCCCTGGTGTAAACGGCACGGATGCAGTTAACGTAAATCAATTGAAAGGTGCTACAGATGGGTTAGCTAATGCTATTAACTCCGTAGCGGGCGAAACACAACGTGTAGGCGCACATGCAGCGGCTATGTCTGCATTGAAACCTATTCAATATGATCCATTGGAACCAACTCAAGTGATGGCCGGTATCGGTAATTACAGAGGTGAAACTGCGGCGGCTCTTGGCGTTGCACATTACACAGCAGAAGATACAATGTTCCATGTAGGCGTATCTGTTGGTAGTCACCATAACATGGTAAATGCTGGTGTAACACGTAAATTCGGTACTTCCGACGCGAAGAAAGCGGTTCCTGAACGCTATAAGGGCGGTCCTATCAGCTCCGTTTATGTATTGCAGGACGAAGTGGTCGCGTTGAAAGCTGAAAATGAACGCATGAAACAGAGTCTTGCTGAATTGTCTACCGTCAAGGAAGATAATGAGGAAATGAAAGCTCAAATAGCATTGCTGATGCAGCAGGCGGGGCTTTCAAAATAAATTATTGATCTGTTGACCTCCATGCGGCGATTGATACATCGATAATAATTGAATAAAACTGGAGTATAAGGCTTTTTGTGTTGTTGTGTGCCTTATAAAATCGAAAAAATATCGGGG
It encodes the following:
- a CDS encoding YadA-like family protein, which codes for MKMDKKKLVYLCVGACVTTTFFPAIQVDAAGLSATSLNVGDQNTATGNYVATIGYKNKATGENSIVIGDNSQATGASSVAMGSEAKALAKNSFALGTKTTANGVSSVAFGNGTSTAAGATGATAFGYETKANAVSATAFGYQTEASGSNSTTFGNNTKASGEQSTAFGSETIAEGKNATAFGYKTNAKGEDATAFGIGTIASGTQATAFGLENIASAKSATAFGSNNTASGENSTVFGAKNIASGSLSTVFGFESKATNTQATAFGNSTEANGVVATAFGNESVANGTYATAFGNWTVANGTASTAFGAGSHAYGKKSTAFGSESRAHGENSLAALGGYTGANALNGVALGWGSKVEKADTYALGTLSTAHGEKGATAIGTSSLAAGDYTTAIGYQAGSQSTATMAPNDGTVRIDTSSLQKSNDSIFIGKNAGRDVLGADNVVIGNYNVADNAPGTNKGTFAGITAVGREAKVLSNKGVAVGYTSSVAANSESAIAIGDQASAKNAPKGIAIGKGAKAEAEDAISIGTGNTVSGAHSGAIGDPTTITGTGTYTVGNNNGTVAANESGAFGNNNTFSGTINNVRVIGNNNTASADNAMILGNQSSVSGAGGVAIGTNAAAVKDYDMAIGHLASATGTATGGQFSGAALAIGTGATATGQNAVSIGNGAKAANTSTIALGGTADGYAGTALGYLANAGDTSAAAMGYNAQAAGAYATAVGSASKATGSTATAIGADSKANNAEDVALGASSETADAVGTPSSVINGVTHNFAGQNPNSTVSVGKVGVERTITNVAAGRISAASTDAINGSQLFAVTEELNKGIVYSGDVKAAAAGTNEFMQRFGEKTNIVGGVTNEADLTNNNIGVVSNGDDTLTVKLKKDIDLGIDGSVTAGATTINNNGLTVGGNTYVTPNGINANNQKITNVANGTDPNDAVNFSQLQNAIGGTAKASTVKAKDANVTVTEGTNATGGKEFTVGLGNKITVGTAHPVTVDGDAGHVTGLTNTDWNVDNPQAVSGRGATEDQLKKVNDKVNTNKSAIDKNAGDINTNTQNITKNAGDIVNINKTLDKGLNFDGDSGAVINKKLGEKVSVKGGATGALSDGNIGVVSDGTGTLNVKLAKNLTGLESVTAGNTKIDNGGLTVGGKTYVSPTGINANDRKITNVADGDVAANSKDAVNGGQLHQVKEDLGNTITNTKNELNTNINNAKDEVINKGLRFDADNNSEKTNKLGSKVTVNGDNNITTEITQTGDDTKIGVTLNQDLNVKTLTATDTVKAGGVTVGKHADTKNYVTGLDNKDWDVNTSNPVSGRAATEDQLKEISDVIKSQGAASTDYRLVANPAAADGAYTVDSNGDVDLTVEDKNHAGKKETVKIKDVASKSSLDKLNDRAVKYDVDNGGNVDKTKVTYEGPAYANKTGGTHVTNVAYATGNDGSEAVNVDYLKDKIKDSEDILTNKGLKFDANNGGEKTNKLGSKVTVKGDNSNIITEISQDGNGDSTIDVKLGKDLKTETITATGANGKDGKIGINGKDGVTTNISVTRDGQPGVDGAAGTTTTRIVYQKPDGTNEEVATLNDGLKFKGDMGATSNVKLNKQVDITGGVTSASDLATGNNIGVTSAAVDADGNAKLQLQLAKNLTGLQSVTASDTVKAGTVTMGKQTDGANPANTGNYVTGLDNKAWDIQNPTIASGRAATEDQLKTVSDEVKKQGANATDYRLVKNAAEADGAYKVDDNGAIDLTVEDKNHPGQKETVKLKDIASKSKLDDVVAKGLQFDANSGGVQTNKLGSRITVQGEGKADDADYSGENIKTFIKQDAATGNTTIDVKMNKNLKAESVKVGKDGKDGVSITGPTGVAGQDGNNGKVGITGADGKDAVSMSGKDGVGHIGLTGPAGTNGVNGTNGIDISVKNGYDDAAKGVKGANGVDGVDGITRIVYQDKNGEHQVATMDDGMMYGGDTGNVIKKKLNNQVNVKGGISDESKLAAEDNIGVVSDGSDTLKLRLAKELKGLTSATFTNGGNTTAINGDGVKITNGPSITKNGIDAGGNKITNVADGVAGSDAVNKSQLDKAAAAASTTVTAGKNITVTPSNNGNGSKNYEVSLNDQVTLGTDPTKQVAIDGTAGTIKAGDKVEIDGNKGTIKAGNVTIDGENGTIKAGDKVTIDGKDGKIAAGKVSVDGKDGYVTGLENKDWDPDNITSGRAATEDQLQKSHKSLDNKINNLGDEITKKGMNFAGNTGQFHRDLGQKVTIKGEGTESDDKYFGENIKTVADQDGNVNIKMAKNLKTDSLTTDKVKVGKNGQDGVSITGPNGADGTDGKVGITGKDGKDAVSMSGKDGVGHIGLTGKDGRNADITVDKGDPDLDGNNITRIKYQDENGKTHQVATKDDGMKYGGDSGSVIKKKLNEQVNVVGGITDASKLTTEDNLGVVSDGTGNLKVRMAKDLKGLETVTTKDAAGNTTVMNGGGVTITPAGGNAVSLTKDGLNNGGNTITNVGPGVNGTDAVNVNQLKGATDGLANAINSVAGETQRVGAHAAAMSALKPIQYDPLEPTQVMAGIGNYRGETAAALGVAHYTAEDTMFHVGVSVGSHHNMVNAGVTRKFGTSDAKKAVPERYKGGPISSVYVLQDEVVALKAENERMKQSLAELSTVKEDNEEMKAQIALLMQQAGLSK